The Verrucomicrobiota bacterium DNA segment TATCTTAAATACCAGAATCGTCGTCCCGATTACCTTAAAGCTATCTGGAATGTCGTTAACTGGAGCCAAGTCGCTCAGAACTACGCCGCCGCGAAATAATCTGGTAATCCTTTTTTCTATCCTTCAAAAGGCGGAGCAAATTGCTCCGCCTTTTTTTTGATCAATCACTTTTCGACCAGTCGAGTGTTCAAAATCACCAAGGATATTTTGACCGCTGATCAGAAGAAAAAACTATGAGTTTTGACGGACATTATACCAAGGTCCGCAGAAGCTGATGTCCCTTATCTTTTTATTCGGAGTCCAGCACAGGGAAAATGTTTTTCCGACGACTTCCATCACGCCATTCTGGCTCACGATCCGGTCGGACTCACTCACGAAACCAGCAGGTGCATCCTGGATTTTTTGGTTACGCAATTTGCCATGGTCTTTGAGGCGATGATAAAACTCCACCTTTTCTGCAATGAAATTCCGTTCATCAAACCCTAAGAGATCCACAAAATCTTTCCGACGGCAATGGAATACTCCTCGGAATCCACCAAAAAGCTGGCGGTATGAATCTTGAACCGTCCGGTAAACCGAGAAATCCCAGGACCACTTCTCTGAGCGTGAACGTGTCCCTCCCCCGGCCACCTCCGGATTTATCAGGTTATCATCGACCCCACAAATCAAGTCTTTACTGAGAACCATGTCTGCGTCGATAAACATTAAAAAATCGCCCCCAGCCATTAATGCCCCGATATTACTGGCACGGGCAATGTTATTACTGGGTTCATGAACGACTTTTGCTCCGAGCTCCTGTGCGATTTCGCCAGTGCGGTCTTTACTGTGGTTATCCACCACGATGATTTCAATGGCGAGATTTTTCTGGTGGCGGTAATATTCCCCTGCCGCTTGGACGGATTCAATGACACGTTGGATGTATTTCTCCTCATTAAATGCAGGAATAATACATGAAATCGTCGGATTGAGTGCCAGTTCAGACATAGGAATATCGATTAATCGCAATGGTTCGTTTGTTTAGTCGGCTTTGACAGCCTTCAAAGCCGCCTCATAGACGAGCCTGACGGGGACTTTCCCCTTCTCGGCAATCTTACGGCAAGACTCATACTCAGGACTAAAAACAACTACGGAGGATTCGTCACGCCCAATTTTTACCTCTACCGGCCCATAAGTAGTCTGCACCGTTTTAATCTCCCGGTGCAATTTGCTGCGATGATAATGAGTATAACGGACACCAAAGCTGCCGGTTTCCCTCATGAGCCATCTGGCGAGTTCATCCGCCCGTGAGGGTTCAGTCAAAAGCGACAGAAGCACACCCGGACGGTTCTTTTTCATCTGCACCGGGGTACTCCAAGCATCCAAAGCTCCTGCTTGGAAAGACTCCGTGAGCACATGTCCGATAATCTCCGGGGTGACATCATCAAGATTTGTTTCAATCACGACGACCGTATCCGTGTGAGGCCCGGCACTTTCCCCGGGGACATTGGCTAAGACTGCACGGAGGACATTTGGACGGCTTTGCAAATTGCGCGTACCCAGACCGTAACCCACCCTGACTGTACTTAATTGATTCATGAGTCCAAATGATTTTGAGAATTCCGCCAGAATCGCCGCCCCCGTCGGGGTGATTAATTCATAGGGTTCATCCGTCTGGGAAAGAGGGATCCCCTGCAATATCTCAAGGGTGGCCGTGGATGGTATCGGAAAACGTCCATGGGCACATTCCAAAAATCCGTGGCCTTCCTGTAAGGCACTGGCATGGACCTCATCCACTCCAAGAGCCTCGATACCGATACAGGCACCAACAATATCCAGAATGGAATCTAGGGCACCGACTTCGTGAAAATGAACCTTTTCAGGGGGTAACCCGTGAATCTTGCCTTCTGCCACTGCGACCCGGTGAAAAACACCCACCGCATGCTTTTTGACAAAAGGGGAAAGGGATGACTTTTCGATTAAATCCCTGATCTGTGAGTAATTCCGGCTTTCATCATGGCTGTGATGATGCCCTTCATCGTGGTCGTGGTCATGGCCCTCTACATGTGGATGATCATGCTCGTGATCACATCCGCCATCCTCGTGATCATGTGGATGGTCATGGTGGTGATGTCCCTCTTCGTGGGGATGGTCATGACCGCATTCCTCTCCGTGATCGTGGGAATGATCGTGTCCATGGTCACCATCTTTTTCATCCTGAGCATGGGTGTGGACTTTACCCTCGTGGCAACTGAATTTGACACCTTCGATGGCCCCTTTAAATTTCCGGTCAAAATGCATGTGAAAATCACCGATATCCAACTTGGTTAATTCCCACTCGAATGCGGAGGGTTTCACCCCGAGATCGGCTAATGCTCCCATGAGCATGTCCCCACTGATACCACTGAAGCAATCGAGATATAGAATTTTTTTCATCATATTAATCCAATATTGAGTTGTGTTTTACTATTTAGTCAAACGGTTTATCTGGCTGGCAGCATAGGCGGCACCAAAACCATTATCGATATTAACCACGGTGACCCCGCTCCCGCAGGAGTTTAACATCGTCAGCAAAGCCGCCACCCCCTTAAATGCCGTTCCATAACCGATACTAGTCGGGACTGCGATGATGGGTTTATCCACGAGCCCGGCAGTCACACTCGGTAACGCTCCATCCATCCCAGCGACGACGATAATCACCCGGGCCTTACGGATCCGGGGCAAATTGCTCAAGAGACGGCTTAATCCCGCCACCCCTACATCATAAAATTTCTCGACGCGGTTCCCCATAATCTCCGCTGTCACGGCTGCCTCCTCAGCGATCGGAAGGTCCGATGTCCCGGCACAAAGAATCGCGATCATGCCCGGGGCCTTTTTACTGGGTTTAAGCTCGACAGTAATCGAGCGGGCAATCTCATGATAACGTGCTTTCGGGCAAATGGCGCGGACAGCTGCAAATGCCGCAGGATCAGCCCGGGAAACGAGCAATTTGCCCGACTTTTTAATGATTTCAGCGGCAATCAGGGCGATTTGTCCGGGGGTTTTCCCTTCCCCATAAATCACCTCGGGAAAACCATTTCGTCTTTCCCTGTCTAAATCCACTTTGGCAAATCCTAGATCGACATAATCCACTGGTTTATCTTTCATACATTTTCCTCTTTTCCAGTATCAGTAGGGCGACCTCCCTTTATCCAAACCCACCAGAATATCAGGATCTGGCATAATTCAACCGAAATACTCAACATAACCCCGAGAAATACTTGGTATGGTTTCATAAAGTTAATAAAACCTTCCCCAAAATAGAGGGCCCCAAGAGTAAGGCAGATGATCCTTAACATCTGGGTGATAAACCCTTCAAGCGGGACAAAAAGTGTATAAACAATGATCCAACTCATTTTCACCCGCCTCCAAAAAAGGAATGCCGTGGCAAGGAATGGCGCAAGTAAAAGGGGAATCCAACTGGTATTCGATTGCGTCAACCAAGTCCCCGTCAAGCTTACGGCTGGTTGTCCCTGGCCTTCGATCGTGATTTCCAAGGAACGCACCAATACTCTCTGATCATAGACATGGAGGATACCTCCTGCGATCTGGAGCGCTTTTTCCTTGAGCCAAATCGATAACCCGATCCACTCCATCCAGATGTGGTTATAAGCCATGAGGAAAAATACGAGTGGAATAAAAAAATATTTAAATATCCACCGGCCAAGGAGCACCCAGAGTAACCCATAGGTCGTCAGGATCAGTCCGATCATCCCGATTTTTACCATACTCGCCTGATCCCCGATGAGATAACAAAGTAATCCGGGCACTAACACCACCAACCCTATCATATCAAAACCACATTCAGGAATTTTCTTCAAAGGCTTCCGATAAAAATAAACGACCATCAAGAAAATCCAAATCAGGAAACGCGGCCAACTCTCAAGGAGATTAAAGAATCCATACCAAAAGATGCCGAGGGCCGAAAGCATGCCATAGGATGCCCACTTCACATCGATATGGATCGCTGTCCCTGGTAGATAATCCCGGAAAAAGAAAAGGTATATCCATATAACGGTGGCCACAAAAAGGATAAGATAATAGGGCAATCTGCGGGATGACATCTTGAGAAGGATTAATAGCGGGTTTATCCCGTAGTGCAAGACGGACCTTTTTCTGTATTGCCGAAAACAAAAAGTCGGGTATTTTGATTCCTGCATGTCAGACTCCATCTATCCCCCCACTCCCCCACCCTTACCGGCGTGGACAGCACCCGCACCTCTCCCCAAAAAGAAAACAAGCAAATTGCTCATTGTGATCCTCATTTTGAGCCTTTTTGCGAATTTGATCCTCTTTTTCGGGATCATCGGCAAGAAATCCGCATCGACCCACACTGTCTCGCTGCGAAACCAACATTATAAAGAGCAACTCATCTCCGGACACAGCCAATCACCAGACAAAATCGCGGTCATCCGCCTCCAAGGCATTATTTCCAGCATGTCCGAAAATCCCGCCCAACCGGAAGGCATGGTCGGCCAGATCAAAGACCAGCTCGATATCGCGGTGAAGGACCCCACGGTTAAAGCCATTATCCTCCGGATTGATTCCCCCGGCGGGGAAGTGCTGGCTTCCGACCAGATCTACCGGGCTCTCAAAGAAGCCCGCGCAAAAAAACCGGTGGTTTGTTATATGGGCTCTATCGCAGCCAGTGGTGGATTTTATGCTGCCATGGGTACGACTTACATTATCGCAGATGAGCTCACGATTACCGGTTCGATCGGGGTCATCATGCAGACGCTGAACTACAAGGATTTATTCGACAAGGTCGGGCTTAAAACCCTGACATTTAAAAGTGGGCGTTATAAAGATATCCTTAACGGGGATCGCGAGCCCACACAGGAAGAAATCGATCTTGTTCAATCCCTCATTATGGAAACTTATGATAAGTTCTATACTATTGTCCTTTCTGAAAGAAACCGGAACGGGGAGATTATTGACGCCGCCCTACTCAGGGATAACCTTGCCGACGGACGTATTTTCACCGGAAAACAAGCCATGCAGAATAAGCTTATTGACCAGAATGGTTATTTTGAAGACGCGGTCAAAAAAGCAGAAGAGCTGGGACATGCAAGTAACGCCCAAGTCGTAGAGTATGAGATTCCTTTCAGTTTCAGCGATTTCTTCCGTTTATTTGGGGAGGCCAAAGCTGAAAAAACCCTCAAGATCGATCTGGGTCTGCCCGCCGAACTCAAGCTCCAGCCCGGTAAAGCCTATTTCCTGTCTTATCATCTCTTTTAAAGACTATTCTCATCAATGACGTGGCGGGCCGCATGGAGCACTTCACTCACCGAGATATCAGAGACCGGTTCCCCCCTGACGTAATGGTGCTTTGATGACAGGGCTTTCCATTTCTCGAAGGGCGCATTTTTCCGCCAGAGGATTACCCCGGGAATACCACAGGCGGTCGTTAGATGGGCTAGCCCCCCTTCAAAAGCAATGACAAACCGTGCTTTTCCGATAATGGCCGCCAGATGCAGAACCCCCGGTGTGTCTATCGAGCAAATGGAATCATGATCACACAGGGTCACTAAATCGCGCGCGATTCCCCGGTCTGATGGAGTGCTGGTAATGACCACACTGAAACCGAGTTCACTCCTGATACATTGGCACAGGGCCGAGAAATTCTGCACCGACCAATGATCCTCTTGGTTAGTGCTCACACTCACGAGAGCAAATCCCTTTTCCTCCAGATGAAATCCGGATAACGCCTGATTTGCGAATTCCTCGTATTCCGGGGAGACCTTGATACTGAAATCATAGGGGCCTTCCGGAATCGCCATCGGGAGGAGTAAACGCATACAACTCACCGCTTGGTGTTCCTTTTCTAAGGGCACCTCGACCGGGTCCGTATAAAGGAAGCGTTCCCTCAGATCCGGATCATTTTCATTCACAAACCCCATCCGCCGTCTCGCTCCACTTAAAAAAGCGAGAGAAGCTGCCAAACTGTCAAAACCCACTTTCACCGCAAAACTGTAATCAAATCCACAGGCATATTTTGCATTCTGGATAATCTGGGCGTAACGTCCCCCTTCCTTCTCTAAGATGATGATCTCATCACAGAGACCGGAGGCGGATGCCATCAGCTCCCCTTCCCTGTCCGCCAGCACCCTTATCCAAGCCTTTGGAAAATGTTTCCTTATCTGGCGAATCATCGGCAGGGTGCACACCATATCCCCCATTCGGTTCCTGCGGATAATCAGGATTTTAGGGTAACGATCGGTAGGACAAATGAGCGGTGGCCTCTTTCCACTCCGGCAAAGCAGGATTAATCGTAAAAAATTCCTTAAAAAAAACCGTTTCATATTCGAAAAAATCATTCTTTCCCTTGAGGATAGGGTCGATAGAGGGGATCCCCGATGATTGTAATCTGCCAGGAGACCATCCGCTGCGAGGCATAGGCACTATCCGCAAAATTCCACCCTCTCAATAGCCGGTTAGCAAATACCCCCACATCCGGAGTAAAGAGTAAATAAGGTTCATTGACTGCACCCATCGTCGCGACGACCCCTCGGCTGATGAGTGGCCCGCACCAATTCGCCTCGGGACTCCTTAATGTATTCGCACTAAATGAGTAGATATGATAGGCCACCGCTCCTAGGGGGAACCTGAAATCCCCGGGTTTCATGGGCCCGCAAATATCGGAGGCGTACCAGCCGAAATAAAATGCCGCGTCGCGCATATCCACTTTCGGTCCAAAAAGGGCTTCTTGTTCATCAAAAACAACCGGGACTTTTTTCTTTTTAAAATCCGCAGCCGCACTCCTGAGCCAAAAGTCACCGATGGCATAAGGCCCCTCTTTTATTCCCCGTGCATCAATAAACGCTTTTCCTTTTACCCCTCCGTTCCTTTCTGCAATCAAGGTGTCTTTGATCATCTTCTCCACATCCTGATAAGTGGGGCCATCCAGCCGTGTGACTAGAATCATCTGGTTATTCCCCACAAATCGATCCTTGGCATTAAAATAGAAATTTGGGAATGGCCCGGTCAATGGATATTTAATCAAAGGCAAAAGGCAGAGCTCGGTATCCACAGCCGCATCATTACGGTTTAATTCCGCAGGAGGCTTTTGATCCGGGCGCGACTTATCGATGAGATAATCAGGCATCGGCTCTGACGCACTCGTCGCGGCGATTTTCAGGGGGATGCCCCGAATCAAAACCAGGTAACGGATACTCTCCTCGTTATGAACTTCGTCCTGTGGGTTCAGCCGGAAATGATAGAGTTTACGTTTTTGGAGTTGTTCCCTGATTGGCCACTTGATTTTAAAGTCAAAATGATCCCGGGTGACCACCTCTCCCCGGTCACAACGGATTTCAATGATTTGCTCATCAGTAATCCCCCTTCCCCGGGCATAAAGCCGGGCAAGATCGGCCGCTCCGGGCTCTTGGGAATTATAAACGACGGCCACGAATCGGCTGAGGGAATTATCCTGGGCGCAAAGTACCGGCGACAAACA contains these protein-coding regions:
- the larB gene encoding nickel pincer cofactor biosynthesis protein LarB — its product is MKDKPVDYVDLGFAKVDLDRERRNGFPEVIYGEGKTPGQIALIAAEIIKKSGKLLVSRADPAAFAAVRAICPKARYHEIARSITVELKPSKKAPGMIAILCAGTSDLPIAEEAAVTAEIMGNRVEKFYDVGVAGLSRLLSNLPRIRKARVIIVVAGMDGALPSVTAGLVDKPIIAVPTSIGYGTAFKGVAALLTMLNSCGSGVTVVNIDNGFGAAYAASQINRLTK
- a CDS encoding TIGR03790 family protein, producing MNRRNTLKPRALSILGVILLLCLSPVLCAQDNSLSRFVAVVYNSQEPGAADLARLYARGRGITDEQIIEIRCDRGEVVTRDHFDFKIKWPIREQLQKRKLYHFRLNPQDEVHNEESIRYLVLIRGIPLKIAATSASEPMPDYLIDKSRPDQKPPAELNRNDAAVDTELCLLPLIKYPLTGPFPNFYFNAKDRFVGNNQMILVTRLDGPTYQDVEKMIKDTLIAERNGGVKGKAFIDARGIKEGPYAIGDFWLRSAAADFKKKKVPVVFDEQEALFGPKVDMRDAAFYFGWYASDICGPMKPGDFRFPLGAVAYHIYSFSANTLRSPEANWCGPLISRGVVATMGAVNEPYLLFTPDVGVFANRLLRGWNFADSAYASQRMVSWQITIIGDPLYRPYPQGKE
- a CDS encoding glycosyltransferase; this translates as MSELALNPTISCIIPAFNEEKYIQRVIESVQAAGEYYRHQKNLAIEIIVVDNHSKDRTGEIAQELGAKVVHEPSNNIARASNIGALMAGGDFLMFIDADMVLSKDLICGVDDNLINPEVAGGGTRSRSEKWSWDFSVYRTVQDSYRQLFGGFRGVFHCRRKDFVDLLGFDERNFIAEKVEFYHRLKDHGKLRNQKIQDAPAGFVSESDRIVSQNGVMEVVGKTFSLCWTPNKKIRDISFCGPWYNVRQNS
- the sppA gene encoding signal peptide peptidase SppA, which produces MSDSIYPPTPPPLPAWTAPAPLPKKKTSKLLIVILILSLFANLILFFGIIGKKSASTHTVSLRNQHYKEQLISGHSQSPDKIAVIRLQGIISSMSENPAQPEGMVGQIKDQLDIAVKDPTVKAIILRIDSPGGEVLASDQIYRALKEARAKKPVVCYMGSIAASGGFYAAMGTTYIIADELTITGSIGVIMQTLNYKDLFDKVGLKTLTFKSGRYKDILNGDREPTQEEIDLVQSLIMETYDKFYTIVLSERNRNGEIIDAALLRDNLADGRIFTGKQAMQNKLIDQNGYFEDAVKKAEELGHASNAQVVEYEIPFSFSDFFRLFGEAKAEKTLKIDLGLPAELKLQPGKAYFLSYHLF
- a CDS encoding glycosyltransferase family 9 protein; amino-acid sequence: MKRFFLRNFLRLILLCRSGKRPPLICPTDRYPKILIIRRNRMGDMVCTLPMIRQIRKHFPKAWIRVLADREGELMASASGLCDEIIILEKEGGRYAQIIQNAKYACGFDYSFAVKVGFDSLAASLAFLSGARRRMGFVNENDPDLRERFLYTDPVEVPLEKEHQAVSCMRLLLPMAIPEGPYDFSIKVSPEYEEFANQALSGFHLEEKGFALVSVSTNQEDHWSVQNFSALCQCIRSELGFSVVITSTPSDRGIARDLVTLCDHDSICSIDTPGVLHLAAIIGKARFVIAFEGGLAHLTTACGIPGVILWRKNAPFEKWKALSSKHHYVRGEPVSDISVSEVLHAARHVIDENSL
- the larC gene encoding nickel pincer cofactor biosynthesis protein LarC, producing the protein MKKILYLDCFSGISGDMLMGALADLGVKPSAFEWELTKLDIGDFHMHFDRKFKGAIEGVKFSCHEGKVHTHAQDEKDGDHGHDHSHDHGEECGHDHPHEEGHHHHDHPHDHEDGGCDHEHDHPHVEGHDHDHDEGHHHSHDESRNYSQIRDLIEKSSLSPFVKKHAVGVFHRVAVAEGKIHGLPPEKVHFHEVGALDSILDIVGACIGIEALGVDEVHASALQEGHGFLECAHGRFPIPSTATLEILQGIPLSQTDEPYELITPTGAAILAEFSKSFGLMNQLSTVRVGYGLGTRNLQSRPNVLRAVLANVPGESAGPHTDTVVVIETNLDDVTPEIIGHVLTESFQAGALDAWSTPVQMKKNRPGVLLSLLTEPSRADELARWLMRETGSFGVRYTHYHRSKLHREIKTVQTTYGPVEVKIGRDESSVVVFSPEYESCRKIAEKGKVPVRLVYEAALKAVKAD